In Terriglobales bacterium, the following are encoded in one genomic region:
- the asnB gene encoding asparagine synthase (glutamine-hydrolyzing): MCGIAGFTHVGKRLPENVLNSALYSIIHRGPDHQGCFESDHVSLGATRLRILDLTAGDQPLRSSDGDVVLVFNGEIFNHEELRSELQQSGFCFQTRCDTEVVLNAFLRWGDSCFARFRGMFAVAIWVQSQRRLVLARDRMGIKPLYYRLHGGEIFFGSELKCIFAHPDVPRHLCMDAMDAFLSVNYVPAPHTLVEGIVKLMPGQMLEWQYGGARLLDFAKPGSRSIPSTIDEACEELDGLLSEAVREQLVADTPVGIWLSGGLDSSSVLHYAAAQSTKAVKTFSITFKGSSGDESEHIRRVSKHYGTEHVEFDLYPDIDLAGAIEELAYYSDEPSADAGALPTWFLSQLTRQHATVALSGEGSDELFAGYLTYQANQYSATARRLPRLARRAALACAMGLPVQDGRISFEYKAKRFFEGCLLSPELAHIFWNGTNSERERQALYLFANSQRLHRWVSHMRRDGGLQRYLDFDQRYYLADDILYKVDRMSMAHALEVRPPFLDPRIVDFAACLPDTFKLNRRTSKYVLRRLMADKLPAHVLHRSKMGFDIPVHDWFRGPLRRLLLDTLSRDAVEASGLFRWAAVQNLIQRHLDRRENAGYQLWGLMVLLMWMKRWNIELPATDQVSEVLVEDLELAESSSPQLALSSS; encoded by the coding sequence ATGTGTGGAATCGCAGGATTCACCCACGTAGGCAAACGTCTTCCTGAAAACGTTCTGAATTCGGCCTTGTATTCAATCATTCACCGTGGTCCGGATCACCAGGGATGTTTTGAATCCGACCACGTGTCCCTCGGTGCGACACGCTTAAGAATTCTCGACCTCACGGCCGGTGATCAGCCCTTGCGGAGTTCTGACGGCGATGTTGTTCTCGTCTTCAACGGGGAGATATTCAATCACGAAGAGCTGCGCTCCGAACTTCAGCAATCTGGCTTCTGCTTCCAAACTCGCTGCGACACCGAAGTAGTCCTTAATGCATTCCTGCGTTGGGGTGATTCATGCTTCGCGCGATTCCGCGGGATGTTTGCCGTTGCCATTTGGGTCCAGTCGCAGCGTCGGCTCGTCCTGGCGCGGGATCGCATGGGAATCAAACCTCTTTATTACCGTCTGCACGGTGGAGAGATCTTTTTTGGGTCGGAGTTGAAGTGCATCTTTGCTCATCCGGACGTACCTCGACATCTGTGCATGGATGCGATGGACGCATTTCTCAGCGTCAACTACGTACCAGCTCCACACACCCTGGTAGAGGGCATCGTCAAGTTAATGCCCGGTCAGATGCTCGAATGGCAGTACGGCGGAGCTCGTCTGCTCGACTTCGCTAAACCGGGCTCGCGCAGTATCCCTTCAACAATTGACGAAGCATGTGAGGAACTGGACGGACTGCTTTCGGAAGCAGTAAGGGAGCAGCTAGTCGCGGATACTCCGGTGGGTATTTGGTTAAGCGGAGGGCTTGATTCCTCTTCAGTACTGCACTATGCAGCGGCGCAGAGCACCAAGGCGGTAAAGACGTTTTCGATAACGTTCAAGGGAAGCTCCGGCGATGAGAGCGAACACATCCGTCGCGTCAGTAAGCACTACGGAACCGAGCACGTCGAGTTTGATTTATACCCAGACATTGATCTTGCCGGCGCCATCGAGGAGTTGGCTTACTACTCCGACGAGCCCAGCGCGGACGCTGGAGCCCTACCCACCTGGTTTCTTTCTCAACTTACGCGGCAACATGCGACTGTCGCTCTGAGCGGAGAAGGCTCCGACGAGCTCTTTGCCGGGTATCTCACTTACCAGGCCAATCAATACAGCGCCACTGCGCGGCGGCTACCCAGACTGGCTCGGCGGGCGGCCCTTGCGTGCGCCATGGGATTGCCCGTGCAGGATGGGCGGATCAGTTTCGAGTACAAGGCCAAGCGGTTCTTTGAAGGCTGTTTGCTTTCACCGGAACTGGCGCACATTTTCTGGAATGGGACCAATTCGGAACGGGAAAGGCAGGCGCTTTATCTGTTTGCAAATTCCCAGCGCTTGCACCGTTGGGTGTCGCATATGCGCCGTGACGGCGGGCTCCAGAGATACCTCGACTTCGATCAACGCTACTATCTGGCGGACGACATTCTGTATAAAGTCGACCGCATGAGCATGGCTCATGCTCTCGAAGTAAGGCCTCCCTTTTTGGATCCACGCATTGTCGACTTTGCCGCGTGCTTGCCGGATACCTTCAAGCTCAACCGGCGCACATCGAAGTATGTGTTGCGGCGCCTGATGGCAGACAAGCTTCCGGCTCACGTTCTGCATCGCTCCAAAATGGGATTCGATATTCCGGTTCACGACTGGTTCCGGGGGCCATTGCGGCGGTTGCTTCTCGATACGCTCAGCCGGGATGCCGTGGAGGCAAGCGGGCTCTTCCGTTGGGCGGCCGTTCAGAACTTGATACAGAGACATCTTGATAGGAGAGAAAACGCCGGTTATCAGTTATGGGGACTCATGGTGTTGTTGATGTGGATGAAGCGCTGGAATATCGAGCTGCCGGCAACGGACCAGGTGTCCGAGGTGCTCGTCGAAGATTTGGAGCTGGCGGAGTCGTCATCGCCGCAGCTAGCCTTGTCTTCCTCGTAA
- a CDS encoding ATP-binding protein: MKSSVFFKLLGAFLAVILAGTFVLNIEIRREWTQSLTSEVEKSLQQETRLFAYRVENDSSHPLQDIVKQVSDATNARATIIDRNGKVLADSEANPDAMENHAQRPEFVAALKGTEGEASRTSKTLGIDFLYTAAPIKNGAVRLAYPLSAIKESSSTIQRSLIRGSLLALFIAVVLAAAAAVLISRRLQRIVSFAERVAAGNLSARIQVDSADEIARVAMALNITAERLEQSFRELESSRKQLEAVLNSMQAPVIAVNREERVEWVNGAMNRLLPNRVRLHAPLIETIREPDLLLAVRETVQIRQIHTTRAHVLPGRTYEATVAPMLAGSAVVLLHDLTEIERVEKTRRDFIANVSHELRTPLTSIQGYAETLLDLNTSDNATGEFLEIIRKNAARMSRLTEDLLTLARVESGEQRFRMRGIAASQLIREAQQYFAEMAHLQGSELSIELREDASVKADPEAVHQVFSNLISNAVKYCPPGTPIIIGAHPRDNDVEFFVRDTGPGIASEHLPRLFQRFYRVDKARSRESGGTGLGLAIVKHIVIAHGGTVRVESELHHGSRFFFTLPRAESALSPETNEIGSEIPQGIGSSEID, translated from the coding sequence GTGAAAAGCAGTGTCTTCTTCAAACTGCTTGGGGCATTCCTTGCCGTGATTCTTGCAGGGACGTTCGTCCTCAACATTGAGATCCGCAGAGAATGGACACAATCACTCACTTCCGAAGTCGAGAAGTCGCTCCAACAGGAGACTCGGTTATTCGCCTATCGCGTTGAAAACGACAGTTCGCATCCTCTGCAAGACATTGTCAAGCAGGTGAGCGACGCGACGAATGCGCGGGCCACGATCATTGACCGTAATGGCAAGGTGCTGGCCGACTCCGAAGCAAATCCCGATGCGATGGAAAACCATGCGCAACGTCCCGAATTCGTTGCTGCGCTGAAAGGTACCGAGGGAGAGGCTAGTCGCACGAGCAAGACGCTGGGAATTGATTTCCTCTACACCGCAGCACCTATCAAAAATGGCGCGGTCCGTCTCGCATATCCACTATCTGCGATCAAGGAAAGCTCTTCAACGATTCAGAGATCGTTGATTCGCGGCTCGCTTCTGGCTCTGTTCATAGCAGTGGTTCTTGCTGCTGCCGCTGCTGTCTTAATCTCTCGCCGGTTGCAGCGCATCGTGAGTTTTGCCGAACGCGTGGCTGCCGGCAACCTTTCCGCTCGCATCCAGGTTGACAGCGCAGACGAGATTGCGCGCGTCGCCATGGCACTGAACATCACAGCTGAGCGCCTGGAACAAAGCTTTAGGGAGCTCGAATCCAGCCGAAAGCAATTGGAAGCGGTGCTGAACAGCATGCAGGCTCCCGTGATCGCTGTGAATCGCGAGGAACGCGTGGAATGGGTAAATGGAGCCATGAATCGCTTGTTGCCTAACCGCGTACGCTTGCACGCGCCATTGATTGAAACGATTCGCGAACCCGATCTGCTTTTGGCAGTGAGAGAGACAGTCCAAATTCGCCAGATACACACGACGCGAGCACACGTCCTCCCCGGCAGGACGTACGAAGCCACGGTTGCACCTATGCTTGCGGGGAGTGCAGTCGTACTCCTGCACGACCTTACAGAAATAGAACGCGTGGAAAAAACGCGACGAGATTTTATCGCCAACGTGTCGCACGAGCTGCGCACGCCACTCACATCGATTCAGGGATACGCTGAAACCTTGCTCGATCTGAACACGAGCGACAATGCGACTGGCGAATTTCTCGAAATTATTCGCAAGAACGCAGCACGAATGTCCCGCCTTACGGAAGATTTGCTAACGCTCGCGCGCGTAGAATCGGGCGAACAGCGTTTTCGGATGCGCGGGATCGCCGCATCGCAACTCATCCGCGAGGCTCAGCAATACTTCGCCGAGATGGCCCACCTGCAAGGGAGCGAGCTATCGATTGAGTTACGTGAGGATGCAAGCGTGAAGGCTGACCCAGAAGCTGTCCACCAGGTATTCTCCAATTTGATCTCGAACGCGGTGAAGTATTGTCCGCCTGGGACGCCGATTATTATCGGAGCGCACCCGCGTGACAACGATGTCGAATTCTTTGTGCGCGACACCGGTCCGGGCATTGCTTCCGAACATCTTCCGCGGCTCTTTCAACGTTTTTATCGCGTAGACAAGGCAAGATCACGCGAGTCCGGCGGAACCGGTTTGGGGCTTGCCATCGTAAAGCACATCGTGATCGCACATGGTGGAACTGTGCGCGTCGAAAGCGAACTCCATCATGGATCGCGATTCTTCTTCACTCTGCCCCGAGCGGAATCGGCGCTTTCACCGGAAACGAATGAGATCGGCTCGGAGATTCCTCAAGGAATTGGATCCTCAGAAATTGATTAA
- a CDS encoding glycosyltransferase family 39 protein: MDDVDAVQAQIARNMLASGDYVTARLDGVPYLEKSPLIYWMMAASYRVFGVHDWAARLPLALSVILLCWVTYRFARWAFDESAALYSGVALATCVGLFLFTRILIPDAILTLTITGAVWAWLRLLDPDESPRRRDAILLGVCLGIGLLLKGLIGIVFPILAGLAYMACTRQLFAWSAWRRLHLFSVLGIVLVIAAPWHILATLRNPPYLAFSMHSGPGEYKGFFWFYFFNEHLLRFLNLRYPRDYNTVPRALFWLLNLAWLFPWTAFLPAAAKLSYRPITRAGRVRLMALCWIGTVMIFFTFSTTQEYYSMPIYPAIALLIGSALACEDSRIRVGIRALQVVFGLLFMGLATVLLMVWRTPAPGDISQALVQHPELYTLSLGHFGDLTLSAFAYLKLPLAIAACAFAIGVLGLTIFRTASSTKKAVVVIAASMILFFQAAREALVRFDSYLGSYPLARALEQSPPGQLIEADAYYAFSSVFFYTNRSALLLNGRTDNLEYGSYAPGAPRVFIDDHELQSRWSQPSRWYLLAYGTDVPHLEQLVGVSRMHVVASNAGNYLLTNLPN; the protein is encoded by the coding sequence ATGGACGACGTCGACGCCGTCCAGGCGCAAATCGCCCGTAACATGCTCGCCTCCGGCGACTATGTAACCGCGCGTCTCGACGGCGTTCCATACCTCGAGAAATCCCCTCTTATTTACTGGATGATGGCGGCCTCGTACCGCGTCTTTGGCGTGCACGACTGGGCCGCACGCCTGCCTCTCGCTCTCAGCGTCATCCTGCTGTGCTGGGTGACCTACCGGTTCGCGCGCTGGGCGTTTGACGAGTCAGCGGCGCTGTATTCAGGAGTCGCGCTCGCGACATGCGTCGGACTGTTTCTCTTCACCCGTATTTTGATCCCCGATGCAATTCTGACACTCACGATCACCGGAGCGGTCTGGGCGTGGCTCCGCCTCCTCGATCCTGACGAAAGTCCTCGTCGACGAGACGCGATTCTGCTCGGAGTCTGCCTGGGAATCGGACTGTTGCTCAAGGGATTGATCGGGATTGTCTTTCCGATTCTTGCCGGACTGGCGTATATGGCGTGCACGCGGCAACTGTTCGCATGGAGTGCGTGGCGCCGATTACATCTCTTTTCTGTTTTGGGAATTGTACTCGTTATCGCGGCTCCCTGGCACATTCTGGCGACGCTGCGCAATCCGCCATATCTGGCCTTCTCCATGCACAGCGGGCCGGGCGAGTACAAAGGCTTCTTCTGGTTCTACTTCTTTAATGAACACCTGCTCCGCTTCTTGAACTTGCGCTATCCGCGTGACTACAACACAGTGCCCCGGGCTCTTTTCTGGTTGCTGAACCTGGCATGGTTGTTCCCCTGGACTGCTTTCCTGCCGGCAGCTGCGAAGCTTTCCTATCGTCCAATTACGCGCGCCGGTCGCGTGCGATTGATGGCCCTGTGCTGGATCGGGACTGTAATGATTTTCTTCACTTTCTCGACCACACAGGAGTACTACTCGATGCCTATCTATCCGGCGATTGCTTTGCTGATCGGATCGGCCTTGGCGTGCGAGGATTCGCGCATACGAGTGGGAATTCGCGCTTTGCAGGTTGTTTTCGGCTTGCTCTTCATGGGGCTCGCGACGGTTCTGCTGATGGTGTGGCGCACACCCGCGCCGGGTGATATCTCTCAGGCGCTGGTTCAGCATCCGGAGCTATATACGCTCTCGTTGGGCCACTTCGGCGATCTCACTCTGAGCGCATTCGCCTACCTCAAGCTACCCCTCGCGATCGCGGCTTGCGCCTTTGCGATTGGGGTGTTGGGCTTGACGATCTTCCGAACGGCCAGCTCGACGAAGAAAGCGGTGGTCGTCATCGCTGCGTCGATGATTTTGTTTTTTCAGGCAGCACGAGAGGCGCTTGTGCGCTTCGATTCATATCTTGGCTCGTATCCCTTGGCACGTGCACTGGAGCAGAGTCCCCCTGGTCAGCTGATCGAGGCGGATGCGTATTACGCGTTTTCTTCGGTGTTCTTTTACACAAATCGCAGCGCGCTCCTGCTGAATGGCCGCACAGACAATCTGGAGTATGGCTCGTATGCTCCGGGCGCCCCGCGGGTTTTTATCGACGATCACGAACTGCAATCGCGCTGGTCACAACCATCGCGCTGGTACCTGCTGGCCTATGGCACGGATGTACCGCATCTCGAGCAGTTGGTGGGCGTCTCGAGAATGCACGTTGTAGCCAGCAACGCTGGTAACTATTTGCTGACGAACTTGCCCAATTGA
- a CDS encoding response regulator transcription factor, with protein MNADMGVVQGTERRAVVGKTAVRSGVIFVLEDDPDILRLIQHHLKAANFEVVGFASSPGMLEQAARIQPILFILDIMLPGESGLDVCRRIRQSHKLEMTPVMFLTAKGEESDRVAGLELGADDYVVKPFSPRELVARIRAVLRRTQRPEKPAIIRVGELEINGEAMSISVGGQLVGTTPTEYRLLEYLASHAGRVFTRDQLLDAVWRDSHFVTLRSIDVFVRRLREKIEPDAERPVYLKTVRGVGYRFDRSADTA; from the coding sequence ATGAATGCAGATATGGGAGTAGTGCAGGGAACCGAGAGGCGCGCAGTGGTCGGAAAAACAGCTGTACGGTCTGGAGTGATTTTCGTCCTCGAAGACGATCCGGATATCCTCCGGCTCATTCAACATCACTTGAAAGCGGCCAACTTCGAGGTAGTCGGTTTTGCTTCCTCCCCTGGAATGCTAGAGCAAGCGGCGCGAATTCAGCCGATTCTCTTCATCCTCGACATTATGCTGCCGGGGGAAAGCGGCCTCGATGTTTGCCGCCGAATCCGTCAAAGCCACAAACTCGAGATGACGCCCGTCATGTTTCTGACGGCGAAAGGAGAAGAGTCAGATCGAGTTGCGGGTCTCGAACTCGGCGCAGACGATTACGTCGTCAAACCGTTCAGTCCCAGAGAACTCGTCGCACGCATTCGTGCCGTGTTACGGCGAACTCAACGGCCGGAGAAGCCTGCGATCATTAGGGTCGGGGAGCTTGAGATCAATGGCGAGGCCATGAGCATCTCTGTGGGCGGGCAACTCGTGGGCACCACGCCTACCGAGTATCGACTGCTCGAATACCTCGCTTCGCACGCTGGCCGCGTCTTCACTCGGGATCAACTACTCGACGCGGTCTGGAGGGACTCTCACTTCGTCACACTGCGCTCAATCGATGTGTTCGTGCGCCGCCTGCGCGAGAAGATCGAACCCGATGCTGAGCGTCCCGTTTATTTGAAGACCGTCCGCGGTGTGGGCTACCGATTTGATCGCAGTGCTGACACGGCGTAG
- a CDS encoding PilZ domain-containing protein, giving the protein MTPEALILTSDFELSHMVRVAVERFGITAGVALGAPDALKQIERNKFDLVIVDCSDLDQGCAALRKMRLNRTHRSAVSIAIVGDRGHTKYVSDSGANFVVSHANYEIEIMATLRSAYGLVLRERGRYNRFPSTSTVNLRLGAFVADGRIRNVSQGGLCVGGIEHPLQGQVQLRFALEEGRIPIQASGKVAWQRDGLTGIEFVTMTKGGRSELEEWLAEQFEIQTKVRPQITFVTSSSGQDEPAAVEGADTAPVHKGEIHPIVTAIIRGGPVRARCSSCQATITFGNTISSPLEQERKLREAFAVHLHEKHGSELGPAPVIPEAISGKRS; this is encoded by the coding sequence ATGACGCCGGAAGCACTCATCCTGACCAGCGATTTTGAACTTTCGCACATGGTTCGAGTTGCGGTCGAGCGCTTTGGAATTACGGCCGGCGTAGCCTTGGGCGCACCCGACGCCCTCAAGCAAATCGAAAGAAACAAATTTGATCTCGTTATCGTGGACTGTTCTGACCTCGATCAGGGTTGCGCAGCCTTGCGGAAAATGCGCCTTAACCGCACGCATCGTTCGGCGGTATCGATTGCGATTGTCGGAGATCGTGGTCACACGAAATACGTTTCCGATTCGGGAGCAAACTTCGTCGTCTCCCACGCAAATTACGAAATCGAGATTATGGCGACTTTGCGCTCTGCTTATGGGCTGGTGCTTCGCGAGCGAGGTCGCTACAACCGATTCCCTTCCACTTCCACGGTGAACCTGCGCCTGGGTGCGTTCGTTGCTGATGGACGAATCCGGAACGTCAGCCAAGGGGGACTCTGCGTCGGCGGAATTGAACATCCATTGCAAGGTCAGGTGCAGCTTCGCTTTGCTCTCGAGGAAGGACGTATACCGATACAGGCAAGCGGAAAGGTTGCGTGGCAGAGAGACGGCTTAACGGGAATCGAGTTTGTGACAATGACGAAGGGTGGCCGCTCAGAGCTGGAAGAATGGCTCGCCGAACAGTTCGAGATTCAGACCAAGGTGAGGCCACAAATTACATTCGTGACGTCGAGCAGTGGACAAGACGAACCCGCTGCGGTCGAGGGCGCAGACACGGCGCCAGTTCATAAGGGAGAAATTCACCCGATCGTTACTGCGATCATCCGTGGCGGACCGGTGCGCGCTCGATGCTCGTCCTGCCAGGCAACGATTACCTTCGGAAATACGATAAGCAGCCCGCTGGAACAGGAGCGCAAGTTGCGAGAAGCATTTGCCGTACACCTCCATGAGAAGCACGGAAGTGAACTCGGTCCTGCTCCGGTTATTCCGGAAGCGATTTCCGGTAAGCGCAGCTGA
- a CDS encoding DUF47 domain-containing protein — protein sequence MVRLVPRTTRFFEMFSDMVNNLTDGAKLLRAILQDMKDVEARVEQLKTIEHRGDEMTHELLTKLNQTFITPFDREDIHKLTSSIDDVLDFVHAAGERLVMYKITDFTPSAPQLADVIVRQSEQLCQAVAHLEKKNNVLQYCVEINRLENEADRISRAAIAQLFETETNPITLIKKKELYEVLETATDKAEDAANVIESVVVKSA from the coding sequence ATGGTTCGCCTGGTTCCCCGCACGACAAGATTCTTCGAGATGTTCTCCGACATGGTGAACAATCTTACGGATGGCGCAAAGTTGCTGAGGGCAATCTTGCAGGACATGAAGGACGTTGAAGCGAGAGTCGAACAACTGAAGACGATTGAGCATCGGGGCGACGAAATGACGCATGAACTCCTAACGAAGCTTAATCAAACGTTCATTACGCCCTTCGATCGCGAAGACATCCACAAATTGACATCCTCGATCGATGATGTGCTGGACTTTGTGCACGCGGCCGGAGAACGCCTCGTTATGTACAAGATCACTGACTTCACGCCCTCTGCGCCGCAACTCGCGGACGTGATTGTGCGCCAATCGGAACAGCTCTGCCAAGCCGTGGCTCACCTGGAAAAGAAGAACAACGTGCTCCAGTACTGCGTTGAAATTAACCGCCTTGAGAACGAGGCGGATCGCATTTCACGCGCTGCTATAGCCCAATTATTCGAGACTGAGACAAATCCCATCACGCTGATCAAAAAGAAAGAGCTGTACGAAGTCCTGGAAACTGCCACCGACAAGGCTGAAGACGCGGCTAACGTGATCGAATCGGTAGTTGTGAAGAGCGCGTAA
- a CDS encoding ABC transporter permease, which yields MQQWLECFRLAVAALKADKVKACLTTLSVLIGSASLVLVLTVAGTGKRYIVSRIEGIGANLAYATLNRNGSPVILQDELTLGDLEAVRTMPNVVAAAGVYDAPVDFQVSGRPRHARLVGATRDFLKIRNLQITSGRYFDEQDYLSRAKVCLVTDPVMERNPTLQLGEVLRIDQFRCTVIGTFTEGVPTFGQSEIQAETILVPFPVARLVTGEAFLQVIYAQTSSSTEVHNLTSELKGLLQARHRREARYDVGNLSSLLETAGDISLAMTLVLLAVGLVTLTVGGTGIMNIMFANIAERKQEIGLRKALGARSSEIRLQFLMEAIFISSAGSLAGAFCAVALVVSATAFFRDFVNLDISWPSVVFALLVSSAVGLLFGYQPASRAAGLNPVEALRTEA from the coding sequence ATGCAACAGTGGTTGGAATGTTTTCGTCTTGCGGTGGCGGCTCTGAAGGCCGACAAGGTGAAGGCATGTCTTACCACGTTAAGTGTTCTGATCGGCAGCGCCTCTCTCGTGCTGGTGTTAACCGTTGCCGGCACCGGCAAGCGCTACATTGTTTCTCGCATCGAGGGGATCGGAGCAAATCTTGCGTATGCGACGTTAAATCGGAATGGAAGCCCAGTCATCCTGCAGGACGAACTCACCCTGGGCGACCTTGAGGCAGTTCGGACGATGCCAAACGTCGTGGCTGCTGCGGGAGTTTACGATGCGCCCGTGGACTTTCAGGTCAGTGGCCGGCCCCGGCATGCTCGACTGGTGGGAGCGACGCGCGACTTTCTCAAAATTCGAAATCTGCAAATCACATCCGGCCGCTATTTTGACGAACAGGACTATCTCTCCCGCGCAAAAGTTTGCCTGGTCACCGATCCGGTTATGGAACGAAATCCCACTTTGCAACTGGGTGAAGTGCTGCGCATCGATCAGTTCCGTTGCACCGTGATTGGGACCTTCACCGAGGGAGTGCCCACGTTCGGTCAGTCAGAGATTCAGGCAGAAACCATTCTGGTTCCATTTCCCGTAGCAAGACTGGTTACGGGCGAAGCATTTCTGCAGGTCATCTACGCTCAGACTTCTTCCTCCACTGAGGTTCATAATCTGACGTCGGAGTTGAAGGGGCTTCTCCAGGCGCGCCATCGTCGCGAGGCTCGATACGACGTGGGGAATCTCTCTTCGCTGCTCGAGACCGCGGGAGACATCTCGCTCGCGATGACTCTTGTCTTGCTTGCGGTCGGCCTGGTGACGCTAACCGTCGGTGGAACCGGCATCATGAACATCATGTTCGCGAATATCGCAGAGCGTAAGCAGGAGATCGGATTGCGCAAAGCGCTGGGAGCACGGTCATCAGAAATTCGTCTTCAGTTCCTGATGGAAGCGATTTTCATCAGCTCGGCGGGTTCGCTTGCAGGAGCTTTTTGCGCAGTGGCGTTGGTTGTCTCCGCAACAGCATTCTTCAGGGACTTTGTGAATCTCGACATTTCCTGGCCTTCAGTCGTGTTTGCGTTGCTAGTCTCCAGCGCAGTGGGCCTGCTCTTCGGATACCAGCCCGCCAGTCGCGCAGCCGGTTTGAATCCCGTGGAAGCGCTGCGCACTGAAGCGTAA
- a CDS encoding response regulator transcription factor, whose product MKRTIFVVEDDPDISRLVKHHLEGAGIATRVFPNSKGVIAEATRQHPSVFLLDIMIPGEDGMELCRQIRATSELAPIPVIFLTAKTEEVDRLAGFDLGADDYITKPFSPRELVARVKAVLRRFEPPLTQQKIRMGDLEIDSGAMSVEVQGKAVTTTATEFRLLEYLASRPGRVFTREQLLDAVWRDTSYVTLRSVDVYVRRIREKIEQDPENPRFLRTLRGVGYRFEAPK is encoded by the coding sequence GTGAAACGGACGATTTTTGTTGTGGAAGACGATCCCGATATTTCGCGCTTGGTGAAGCATCATCTGGAAGGCGCGGGAATCGCAACGCGTGTTTTCCCGAATTCAAAAGGCGTGATCGCCGAAGCGACACGCCAACATCCATCGGTATTCCTTCTCGACATCATGATTCCGGGCGAGGATGGCATGGAACTCTGCCGACAGATCCGTGCCACCAGCGAACTGGCTCCCATTCCGGTAATTTTTCTCACCGCGAAGACTGAAGAGGTGGATCGATTAGCCGGTTTCGATTTGGGAGCGGACGACTACATCACAAAACCGTTCAGTCCTCGCGAATTAGTGGCACGCGTCAAGGCAGTACTGCGCCGCTTCGAGCCCCCGCTGACGCAACAGAAAATTCGCATGGGCGATCTGGAGATCGATTCTGGCGCAATGAGCGTGGAGGTCCAGGGCAAGGCGGTTACGACGACCGCAACTGAGTTTCGCCTGCTTGAATACCTGGCTTCTCGTCCTGGACGAGTATTCACCCGCGAACAATTGCTCGACGCAGTGTGGCGCGACACCAGCTACGTGACCTTGCGTTCGGTCGATGTGTATGTGCGCCGGATTCGCGAGAAAATCGAACAAGACCCTGAAAATCCCCGTTTTCTCCGCACGCTCCGCGGAGTGGGATATCGCTTCGAGGCGCCGAAGTGA
- a CDS encoding inorganic phosphate transporter — protein sequence MATTTLLVTVTVLIALCFDFFNGFHDAANSIATVVSTRVLSPRLAVIWAAIFNFIAAFIFGIAVAKTIGSGMIDVHQITQFVVLSGLIGAIVWDILTWWWGLPTSSSHALIGAYAGAAIARSGFGVIVPHGWTKTLIFIVVAPIMGLVLGWLLMTMMFWIFRNSAPQNVDGWFRRLQLVSAALYSLGHGGNDAQKTMGIVAGALYSAGIMSRHDFSTTWGPFHWPIILAANLAMGLGTYFGGWRIVHTMGSKITKLKPIGGFCAETAGAITLFSTAAAGIPVSTTHTITGAIVGVGATQRLSAVRWGVAGRIVWAWIVTIPASGIVAAALFLVMQWFNPSA from the coding sequence TTGGCTACGACGACACTACTGGTAACGGTGACCGTCCTAATCGCGCTTTGCTTCGATTTCTTCAACGGCTTTCACGACGCTGCTAACAGCATTGCGACTGTGGTTTCCACTCGAGTACTCTCGCCTCGGCTCGCAGTGATATGGGCCGCGATCTTTAACTTCATCGCTGCGTTCATTTTTGGGATTGCGGTAGCTAAAACAATCGGCTCAGGCATGATTGACGTGCATCAGATCACGCAGTTTGTGGTTCTGAGTGGACTCATAGGCGCGATCGTGTGGGACATCCTTACCTGGTGGTGGGGCTTGCCTACATCTTCTTCACACGCACTGATTGGAGCCTATGCGGGAGCAGCAATCGCCCGTTCCGGGTTCGGGGTAATCGTTCCCCATGGATGGACCAAGACGCTCATCTTCATCGTTGTTGCTCCCATTATGGGACTTGTACTCGGGTGGCTGTTAATGACGATGATGTTCTGGATTTTTCGCAACTCGGCTCCGCAGAACGTGGACGGCTGGTTTCGGCGGCTGCAACTGGTCTCGGCAGCTCTTTACAGCCTGGGCCACGGTGGAAATGACGCGCAGAAGACGATGGGAATCGTCGCAGGCGCACTTTATTCGGCCGGCATCATGAGCCGACACGACTTCTCAACAACATGGGGACCCTTCCATTGGCCGATCATCCTCGCAGCAAATCTTGCCATGGGCCTCGGAACCTACTTTGGCGGGTGGCGCATCGTGCACACCATGGGATCCAAGATTACGAAACTAAAGCCAATTGGGGGTTTTTGCGCAGAGACTGCCGGCGCCATCACCCTATTCAGCACGGCAGCGGCTGGAATCCCTGTAAGCACAACTCACACCATTACCGGCGCGATTGTCGGAGTAGGCGCCACACAGCGGCTCTCAGCTGTGCGCTGGGGCGTAGCAGGAAGGATCGTATGGGCTTGGATCGTGACGATTCCGGCATCGGGAATCGTCGCAGCTGCGCTATTCTTGGTTATGCAGTGGTTCAATCCATCGGCTTAA